A section of the Mastomys coucha isolate ucsf_1 unplaced genomic scaffold, UCSF_Mcou_1 pScaffold15, whole genome shotgun sequence genome encodes:
- the Golga2 gene encoding golgin subfamily A member 2 isoform X4, protein MWPPRFPPPHPGMSEETRQSKLAAAKKKLREYQQRNSPGVPAGAKKKKKIRNGQSPERATASDHQSPENIQDILKVLVSDLNRSNGVSLPPLDKRKSHDAGNCSNLMEETRTFSSTESLRQLSQQLNGLVSESTSYINGEGLTSSNMKELESRYQELAVALDSSYVTNKQLSSTIEELKQQNQDTLDQLEKEKKDYQQRLAKEQGALREQLQVHIQTIGILVSEKAELQTALAHTQQAARQKAGESEDLASRLQSSRQRVGELERTLSTVSTQQKQADRYNKDLTKERDALKLELYKNSKSNEDLRQQNSELEEKLRVLVAEKAAAQLGVEELQKKLEMSELLLQQFSSQSEASGGNEQLQHAMEERAQLETHVGQLMESLKQLQVERDQYADNLKGETAMWQQRVQQMAEQVHTLKEEKEHRDRQVQELETSLATLRSQMEEPPPPEPPAGPSEAEQRLQGEVEQLQKELESLTGQLRAQVQDNESLSHLNREQEGRLLELEREAQHWSEQAEERKQILESMQSDRTTISRALSQNRELKEQLAELQNGFVRLTNENMEITSALQSEQHVKKELARKLGELQERLGELKETVELKSQEAQGLQEQRDQCLSHLQQYAAAYQQHLAAYEQLTSEKEALHKQLLLQTQLMDQLQHEEVQGKMAAEMARQELQEAQERLKATSQENQQLQAQLSLLVLPGEGDVNQEEQDEEVPQPSLTIPEDLDSREAMVAFFNAAIARAEEEQARLRVQLREQKARCQSLAHLAAPVQSKLEKEAMVPRNVGDSLSEESNQALHAAMEKLQSRFLEVMQEKVELKERVEELEHCCIQLSGETDTIGEYIALYQNQRAVLKARHLEKEEYISRLAQDKEEMKVKLLELQELVLRLVNERNEWQGKFLAVSQNPGDVPTPVPTGSQEFGAADQQSDLREVSLADDIEPVHGEAGVPAPHENPTAQQIMQLLREIQNPQERPGLGSNPCIPFFYRADENDEVKIMVV, encoded by the exons ATGTGGCCCCCCcgcttcccccctccccaccccgggATGTCGGAAGAAACCAGGCAGAGCAAATTGGCTGCGGCCAAGAAAAAG CTGAGAGAGTATCAGCAGAGGAACAGCCCGGGTGTCCCTGCAGgagcaaagaagaagaaaaagattagAAATGGCCAGAGCCCAGAGAGAGCCACTGCCAGTGATCACCAGTCACCAGAGAAT ATTCAGGACATTCTGAAGGTGTTGGTGTCCGACCTTAACCGTTCCAATGGGGTCTCGCTCCCCCCATTAGACAAGAGGAAG AGCCATGATGCTGGCAATTGCTCTAACCTCATGGAGGAGACCAG GACTTTCTCATCGACTGAGAGTCTTCGACAACTTTCTCAACAGCTCAATGGCCTTGTGTCTGAG TCTACATCCTACATCAACGGGGAGGGCCTCACATCTTCCAACATGAAGGAACTGGAG AGCCGGTACCAAGAGCTAGCAGTAGCCCTGGACTCCAGCtatgtaacaaacaaacaactcagtaGCACGATAGAGGAATTG AAACAACAGAACCAAGACACTCTGGATCAACTGGAAAAA GAGAAGAAGGATTATCAGCAGAGGCTGGCAAAGGAGCAGGGCGCTCTCAGGGAACAACTGCAG GTTCACATTCAGACCATAGGCATCCTGGTGTCTGAGAAGGCAGAATTACAGACAGCCTTGGCCCACACTCAGCAAGCAGCCAGGCAGAAAGCAG GGGAGTCGGAAGATCTTGCCAGCCGACTACAGTCCTCCCGACAGCGTGTGGGAGAGCTGGAGCGGACACTGTCTACTGTGTCAACGCaacagaaacaggcagacagG TATAACAAGGACCTAACCAAAGAGCGAGATGCCCTCAAGCTGGAGCTGTACAAGAACAG CAAAAGTAATGAGGACCTGAGGCAGCAGAACTCAGAACTGGAAGAGAAACTTAGAGTCCTGGTGGCAGAGAAAGCAGCTGCCCAGTTAGGGGTAGAGGAGCTGCAGAAGAAGTTAGAGATGTCAGAGCTGCTGCTGCAACAG TTCTCTAGCCAGTCTGAGGCCTCAGGCGGTAATGAGCAGTTACAACATGCCATGGAGGAGCGGGCTCAGCTGGAGACCCATGTTGGCCAG CTGATGGAGTCACTGAAGCAGCTCCAGGTGGAGAGAGACCAGTATGCAGACAACCTGAAAGGAGAGACTGCCATGTGGCAGCAGAGGGTACAGCAAATGGCAGAGCAG GTGCACAcactgaaggaagagaaggagcacaGAGACCGTCAGGTACAAGAGCTGGAGACCAGCTTGGCCACACTTAGGAGTCAGATGG AGGAGCCACCACCTCCAGAGCCTCCAGCTGGGCCCTCCGAGGCTGAACAGCGGCTACAGGGAGAGGTTGAGCAGCTGCAGAAGGAACTGGAAAGTCTAACGGGACAGCTGCGGGCCCAGGTGCAGGACAATGAGAGCCTGAGCCACCTAAACCGGGAGCAGGAGGGGCGGCTGCTGGAGTTGGAGCGGGAGGCCCAgcactggagcgagcaggctgAGGAGCGCAAGCAGATCCTGGAGAGCATGCAGAGTGACCGCACCACCATCAGCAGAGCGCTGTCGCAGAACCGCGAACTGAAGGAGCAGTTGGCTGAGCTGCAGAATGGCTTCGTCAGGCTG ACCAATGAGAACATGGAAATTACCAGTGCACTGCAGTCAGAGCAGCATGTCAAGAAAGAGCTGGCCAGGAAGCTGGGAGAGCTGCAGGAGAGGCTGGGGGAGCTAAAGGAGACG GTGGAGCTCAAGAGCCAAGAAGCACAGGGTCTGCAGGAGCAGCGAGACCAGTGCCTATCCCACCTGCAGCAGTATGCTGCTGCCTACCAACAACACTTGGCGGCCTATGAGCAGCTGACCTCTGAGAAGGAGGCACTGCACAAGCAGCTTCTGCTGCAGACACAGCTCATGGACCAGTTGCAGCATGAGGAGGTACAGGGCAAGATGGCAGCTGAGATGGCCCGCCAGGAGCTGCAGGAGGCCCAG GAGCGCCTAAAAGCTACCAGCCAGGAGAACCAACAGCTCCAAGCCCAGCTGAGCCTCTTGGTCCTCCCTGGGGAAG GAGATGTGAACCAGGAAGAGCAAGATGAGGAGGTCCCTCAGCCCAGTCTGACCATCCCAGAAGACCTAGACAGTAGAGAGGCCATG GTGGCATTCTTTAATGCAGCTATAGCCAGAGCGGAGGAAGAGCAGGCCCGACTGCGTGTGCAGCTGAGAGAGCAGAAGGCACGTTGCCAGAGCTTAGCTCACCTGGCAGCCCCAGTCCAAAGCAAGCTTGAAAAGGAGGCAATGGTCCCCAGGAATGTTGGTGACTCTCTGTCTGAGGAGAGCAACCAGGCCCTACATGCAGCCATGGAGAAGTTGCAG AGCCGCTTCCTGGAGGTCATGCAGGAGAAAGTGGAGCTCAAGGAGAGGGTAGAGGAGCTTGAACATTGCTGTATCCAGCTTTCTGGAGAGACAGACACCATTG GAGAGTACATTGCCCTCTACCAAAACCAGAGGGCAGTGCTGAAGGCACGGCATTTGGAGAAGGAAGAATACATCAGCCGGTTGGCTCAGGACAAGGAGGAGATGAAG GTAAAGCTGCTAGAGCTTCAGGAGCTGGTGTTGAGGCTTGTGAACGAGCGCAATGAATGGCAGGGCAAGTTCCTGGCAGTCTCTCAGAACCCTGGTGATGTGCCCACCCCAGTGCCCACAGGCTCCCAGGAATTTGGCGCTGCTGACCAGCAGAGTG ACCTCAGGGAAGTGAGCCTGGCTGATGATATAGAGCCTGTACACGGAGAGGCAGGGGTACCTGCTCCCCATGAGAACCCCACTGCACAGCAGATCATGCAGCTGCTGCGTGAGATCCAGAACCCCCAGGAGCGCCCAGGCCTGGGTAGCAACCCTTGCATCCCCTTTTTCTACCGTGCTGATGAGAACGACGAGGTGAAAATCATGGTTGTATAA
- the Golga2 gene encoding golgin subfamily A member 2 isoform X7 encodes MWPPRFPPPHPGMSEETRQSKLAAAKKKLREYQQRNSPGVPAGAKKKKKIRNGQSPERATASDHQSPENSHDAGNCSNLMEETRTFSSTESLRQLSQQLNGLVSESTSYINGEGLTSSNMKELEKQQNQDTLDQLEKEKKDYQQRLAKEQGALREQLQVHIQTIGILVSEKAELQTALAHTQQAARQKAGESEDLASRLQSSRQRVGELERTLSTVSTQQKQADRYNKDLTKERDALKLELYKNSKSNEDLRQQNSELEEKLRVLVAEKAAAQLGVEELQKKLEMSELLLQQFSSQSEASGGNEQLQHAMEERAQLETHVGQLMESLKQLQVERDQYADNLKGETAMWQQRVQQMAEQVHTLKEEKEHRDRQVQELETSLATLRSQMEEPPPPEPPAGPSEAEQRLQGEVEQLQKELESLTGQLRAQVQDNESLSHLNREQEGRLLELEREAQHWSEQAEERKQILESMQSDRTTISRALSQNRELKEQLAELQNGFVRLTNENMEITSALQSEQHVKKELARKLGELQERLGELKETVELKSQEAQGLQEQRDQCLSHLQQYAAAYQQHLAAYEQLTSEKEALHKQLLLQTQLMDQLQHEEVQGKMAAEMARQELQEAQERLKATSQENQQLQAQLSLLVLPGEGDVNQEEQDEEVPQPSLTIPEDLDSREAMVAFFNAAIARAEEEQARLRVQLREQKARCQSLAHLAAPVQSKLEKEAMVPRNVGDSLSEESNQALHAAMEKLQSRFLEVMQEKVELKERVEELEHCCIQLSGETDTIGEYIALYQNQRAVLKARHLEKEEYISRLAQDKEEMKVKLLELQELVLRLVNERNEWQGKFLAVSQNPGDVPTPVPTGSQEFGAADQQSDLREVSLADDIEPVHGEAGVPAPHENPTAQQIMQLLREIQNPQERPGLGSNPCIPFFYRADENDEVKIMVV; translated from the exons ATGTGGCCCCCCcgcttcccccctccccaccccgggATGTCGGAAGAAACCAGGCAGAGCAAATTGGCTGCGGCCAAGAAAAAG CTGAGAGAGTATCAGCAGAGGAACAGCCCGGGTGTCCCTGCAGgagcaaagaagaagaaaaagattagAAATGGCCAGAGCCCAGAGAGAGCCACTGCCAGTGATCACCAGTCACCAGAGAAT AGCCATGATGCTGGCAATTGCTCTAACCTCATGGAGGAGACCAG GACTTTCTCATCGACTGAGAGTCTTCGACAACTTTCTCAACAGCTCAATGGCCTTGTGTCTGAG TCTACATCCTACATCAACGGGGAGGGCCTCACATCTTCCAACATGAAGGAACTGGAG AAACAACAGAACCAAGACACTCTGGATCAACTGGAAAAA GAGAAGAAGGATTATCAGCAGAGGCTGGCAAAGGAGCAGGGCGCTCTCAGGGAACAACTGCAG GTTCACATTCAGACCATAGGCATCCTGGTGTCTGAGAAGGCAGAATTACAGACAGCCTTGGCCCACACTCAGCAAGCAGCCAGGCAGAAAGCAG GGGAGTCGGAAGATCTTGCCAGCCGACTACAGTCCTCCCGACAGCGTGTGGGAGAGCTGGAGCGGACACTGTCTACTGTGTCAACGCaacagaaacaggcagacagG TATAACAAGGACCTAACCAAAGAGCGAGATGCCCTCAAGCTGGAGCTGTACAAGAACAG CAAAAGTAATGAGGACCTGAGGCAGCAGAACTCAGAACTGGAAGAGAAACTTAGAGTCCTGGTGGCAGAGAAAGCAGCTGCCCAGTTAGGGGTAGAGGAGCTGCAGAAGAAGTTAGAGATGTCAGAGCTGCTGCTGCAACAG TTCTCTAGCCAGTCTGAGGCCTCAGGCGGTAATGAGCAGTTACAACATGCCATGGAGGAGCGGGCTCAGCTGGAGACCCATGTTGGCCAG CTGATGGAGTCACTGAAGCAGCTCCAGGTGGAGAGAGACCAGTATGCAGACAACCTGAAAGGAGAGACTGCCATGTGGCAGCAGAGGGTACAGCAAATGGCAGAGCAG GTGCACAcactgaaggaagagaaggagcacaGAGACCGTCAGGTACAAGAGCTGGAGACCAGCTTGGCCACACTTAGGAGTCAGATGG AGGAGCCACCACCTCCAGAGCCTCCAGCTGGGCCCTCCGAGGCTGAACAGCGGCTACAGGGAGAGGTTGAGCAGCTGCAGAAGGAACTGGAAAGTCTAACGGGACAGCTGCGGGCCCAGGTGCAGGACAATGAGAGCCTGAGCCACCTAAACCGGGAGCAGGAGGGGCGGCTGCTGGAGTTGGAGCGGGAGGCCCAgcactggagcgagcaggctgAGGAGCGCAAGCAGATCCTGGAGAGCATGCAGAGTGACCGCACCACCATCAGCAGAGCGCTGTCGCAGAACCGCGAACTGAAGGAGCAGTTGGCTGAGCTGCAGAATGGCTTCGTCAGGCTG ACCAATGAGAACATGGAAATTACCAGTGCACTGCAGTCAGAGCAGCATGTCAAGAAAGAGCTGGCCAGGAAGCTGGGAGAGCTGCAGGAGAGGCTGGGGGAGCTAAAGGAGACG GTGGAGCTCAAGAGCCAAGAAGCACAGGGTCTGCAGGAGCAGCGAGACCAGTGCCTATCCCACCTGCAGCAGTATGCTGCTGCCTACCAACAACACTTGGCGGCCTATGAGCAGCTGACCTCTGAGAAGGAGGCACTGCACAAGCAGCTTCTGCTGCAGACACAGCTCATGGACCAGTTGCAGCATGAGGAGGTACAGGGCAAGATGGCAGCTGAGATGGCCCGCCAGGAGCTGCAGGAGGCCCAG GAGCGCCTAAAAGCTACCAGCCAGGAGAACCAACAGCTCCAAGCCCAGCTGAGCCTCTTGGTCCTCCCTGGGGAAG GAGATGTGAACCAGGAAGAGCAAGATGAGGAGGTCCCTCAGCCCAGTCTGACCATCCCAGAAGACCTAGACAGTAGAGAGGCCATG GTGGCATTCTTTAATGCAGCTATAGCCAGAGCGGAGGAAGAGCAGGCCCGACTGCGTGTGCAGCTGAGAGAGCAGAAGGCACGTTGCCAGAGCTTAGCTCACCTGGCAGCCCCAGTCCAAAGCAAGCTTGAAAAGGAGGCAATGGTCCCCAGGAATGTTGGTGACTCTCTGTCTGAGGAGAGCAACCAGGCCCTACATGCAGCCATGGAGAAGTTGCAG AGCCGCTTCCTGGAGGTCATGCAGGAGAAAGTGGAGCTCAAGGAGAGGGTAGAGGAGCTTGAACATTGCTGTATCCAGCTTTCTGGAGAGACAGACACCATTG GAGAGTACATTGCCCTCTACCAAAACCAGAGGGCAGTGCTGAAGGCACGGCATTTGGAGAAGGAAGAATACATCAGCCGGTTGGCTCAGGACAAGGAGGAGATGAAG GTAAAGCTGCTAGAGCTTCAGGAGCTGGTGTTGAGGCTTGTGAACGAGCGCAATGAATGGCAGGGCAAGTTCCTGGCAGTCTCTCAGAACCCTGGTGATGTGCCCACCCCAGTGCCCACAGGCTCCCAGGAATTTGGCGCTGCTGACCAGCAGAGTG ACCTCAGGGAAGTGAGCCTGGCTGATGATATAGAGCCTGTACACGGAGAGGCAGGGGTACCTGCTCCCCATGAGAACCCCACTGCACAGCAGATCATGCAGCTGCTGCGTGAGATCCAGAACCCCCAGGAGCGCCCAGGCCTGGGTAGCAACCCTTGCATCCCCTTTTTCTACCGTGCTGATGAGAACGACGAGGTGAAAATCATGGTTGTATAA
- the Golga2 gene encoding golgin subfamily A member 2 isoform X5, with translation MWPPRFPPPHPGMSEETRQSKLAAAKKKLREYQQRNSPGVPAGAKKKKKIRNGQSPERATASDHQSPENVPTDRTAPAPPMAATDTMFVGVIPSPDADLTQSHDAGNCSNLMEETRTFSSTESLRQLSQQLNGLVSESTSYINGEGLTSSNMKELEKQQNQDTLDQLEKEKKDYQQRLAKEQGALREQLQVHIQTIGILVSEKAELQTALAHTQQAARQKAGESEDLASRLQSSRQRVGELERTLSTVSTQQKQADRYNKDLTKERDALKLELYKNSKSNEDLRQQNSELEEKLRVLVAEKAAAQLGVEELQKKLEMSELLLQQFSSQSEASGGNEQLQHAMEERAQLETHVGQLMESLKQLQVERDQYADNLKGETAMWQQRVQQMAEQVHTLKEEKEHRDRQVQELETSLATLRSQMEEPPPPEPPAGPSEAEQRLQGEVEQLQKELESLTGQLRAQVQDNESLSHLNREQEGRLLELEREAQHWSEQAEERKQILESMQSDRTTISRALSQNRELKEQLAELQNGFVRLTNENMEITSALQSEQHVKKELARKLGELQERLGELKETVELKSQEAQGLQEQRDQCLSHLQQYAAAYQQHLAAYEQLTSEKEALHKQLLLQTQLMDQLQHEEVQGKMAAEMARQELQEAQERLKATSQENQQLQAQLSLLVLPGEGDVNQEEQDEEVPQPSLTIPEDLDSREAMVAFFNAAIARAEEEQARLRVQLREQKARCQSLAHLAAPVQSKLEKEAMVPRNVGDSLSEESNQALHAAMEKLQSRFLEVMQEKVELKERVEELEHCCIQLSGETDTIGEYIALYQNQRAVLKARHLEKEEYISRLAQDKEEMKVKLLELQELVLRLVNERNEWQGKFLAVSQNPGDVPTPVPTGSQEFGAADQQSDLREVSLADDIEPVHGEAGVPAPHENPTAQQIMQLLREIQNPQERPGLGSNPCIPFFYRADENDEVKIMVV, from the exons ATGTGGCCCCCCcgcttcccccctccccaccccgggATGTCGGAAGAAACCAGGCAGAGCAAATTGGCTGCGGCCAAGAAAAAG CTGAGAGAGTATCAGCAGAGGAACAGCCCGGGTGTCCCTGCAGgagcaaagaagaagaaaaagattagAAATGGCCAGAGCCCAGAGAGAGCCACTGCCAGTGATCACCAGTCACCAGAGAAT GTGCCCACAGACCGCACTGCTCCTGCACCGCCAATGGCTGCTACTGACACTATGTTTGTTGGTGTCATCCCTTCCCCCGATGCTGATCTCACTCAG AGCCATGATGCTGGCAATTGCTCTAACCTCATGGAGGAGACCAG GACTTTCTCATCGACTGAGAGTCTTCGACAACTTTCTCAACAGCTCAATGGCCTTGTGTCTGAG TCTACATCCTACATCAACGGGGAGGGCCTCACATCTTCCAACATGAAGGAACTGGAG AAACAACAGAACCAAGACACTCTGGATCAACTGGAAAAA GAGAAGAAGGATTATCAGCAGAGGCTGGCAAAGGAGCAGGGCGCTCTCAGGGAACAACTGCAG GTTCACATTCAGACCATAGGCATCCTGGTGTCTGAGAAGGCAGAATTACAGACAGCCTTGGCCCACACTCAGCAAGCAGCCAGGCAGAAAGCAG GGGAGTCGGAAGATCTTGCCAGCCGACTACAGTCCTCCCGACAGCGTGTGGGAGAGCTGGAGCGGACACTGTCTACTGTGTCAACGCaacagaaacaggcagacagG TATAACAAGGACCTAACCAAAGAGCGAGATGCCCTCAAGCTGGAGCTGTACAAGAACAG CAAAAGTAATGAGGACCTGAGGCAGCAGAACTCAGAACTGGAAGAGAAACTTAGAGTCCTGGTGGCAGAGAAAGCAGCTGCCCAGTTAGGGGTAGAGGAGCTGCAGAAGAAGTTAGAGATGTCAGAGCTGCTGCTGCAACAG TTCTCTAGCCAGTCTGAGGCCTCAGGCGGTAATGAGCAGTTACAACATGCCATGGAGGAGCGGGCTCAGCTGGAGACCCATGTTGGCCAG CTGATGGAGTCACTGAAGCAGCTCCAGGTGGAGAGAGACCAGTATGCAGACAACCTGAAAGGAGAGACTGCCATGTGGCAGCAGAGGGTACAGCAAATGGCAGAGCAG GTGCACAcactgaaggaagagaaggagcacaGAGACCGTCAGGTACAAGAGCTGGAGACCAGCTTGGCCACACTTAGGAGTCAGATGG AGGAGCCACCACCTCCAGAGCCTCCAGCTGGGCCCTCCGAGGCTGAACAGCGGCTACAGGGAGAGGTTGAGCAGCTGCAGAAGGAACTGGAAAGTCTAACGGGACAGCTGCGGGCCCAGGTGCAGGACAATGAGAGCCTGAGCCACCTAAACCGGGAGCAGGAGGGGCGGCTGCTGGAGTTGGAGCGGGAGGCCCAgcactggagcgagcaggctgAGGAGCGCAAGCAGATCCTGGAGAGCATGCAGAGTGACCGCACCACCATCAGCAGAGCGCTGTCGCAGAACCGCGAACTGAAGGAGCAGTTGGCTGAGCTGCAGAATGGCTTCGTCAGGCTG ACCAATGAGAACATGGAAATTACCAGTGCACTGCAGTCAGAGCAGCATGTCAAGAAAGAGCTGGCCAGGAAGCTGGGAGAGCTGCAGGAGAGGCTGGGGGAGCTAAAGGAGACG GTGGAGCTCAAGAGCCAAGAAGCACAGGGTCTGCAGGAGCAGCGAGACCAGTGCCTATCCCACCTGCAGCAGTATGCTGCTGCCTACCAACAACACTTGGCGGCCTATGAGCAGCTGACCTCTGAGAAGGAGGCACTGCACAAGCAGCTTCTGCTGCAGACACAGCTCATGGACCAGTTGCAGCATGAGGAGGTACAGGGCAAGATGGCAGCTGAGATGGCCCGCCAGGAGCTGCAGGAGGCCCAG GAGCGCCTAAAAGCTACCAGCCAGGAGAACCAACAGCTCCAAGCCCAGCTGAGCCTCTTGGTCCTCCCTGGGGAAG GAGATGTGAACCAGGAAGAGCAAGATGAGGAGGTCCCTCAGCCCAGTCTGACCATCCCAGAAGACCTAGACAGTAGAGAGGCCATG GTGGCATTCTTTAATGCAGCTATAGCCAGAGCGGAGGAAGAGCAGGCCCGACTGCGTGTGCAGCTGAGAGAGCAGAAGGCACGTTGCCAGAGCTTAGCTCACCTGGCAGCCCCAGTCCAAAGCAAGCTTGAAAAGGAGGCAATGGTCCCCAGGAATGTTGGTGACTCTCTGTCTGAGGAGAGCAACCAGGCCCTACATGCAGCCATGGAGAAGTTGCAG AGCCGCTTCCTGGAGGTCATGCAGGAGAAAGTGGAGCTCAAGGAGAGGGTAGAGGAGCTTGAACATTGCTGTATCCAGCTTTCTGGAGAGACAGACACCATTG GAGAGTACATTGCCCTCTACCAAAACCAGAGGGCAGTGCTGAAGGCACGGCATTTGGAGAAGGAAGAATACATCAGCCGGTTGGCTCAGGACAAGGAGGAGATGAAG GTAAAGCTGCTAGAGCTTCAGGAGCTGGTGTTGAGGCTTGTGAACGAGCGCAATGAATGGCAGGGCAAGTTCCTGGCAGTCTCTCAGAACCCTGGTGATGTGCCCACCCCAGTGCCCACAGGCTCCCAGGAATTTGGCGCTGCTGACCAGCAGAGTG ACCTCAGGGAAGTGAGCCTGGCTGATGATATAGAGCCTGTACACGGAGAGGCAGGGGTACCTGCTCCCCATGAGAACCCCACTGCACAGCAGATCATGCAGCTGCTGCGTGAGATCCAGAACCCCCAGGAGCGCCCAGGCCTGGGTAGCAACCCTTGCATCCCCTTTTTCTACCGTGCTGATGAGAACGACGAGGTGAAAATCATGGTTGTATAA